The genomic interval GTCCCTTTTTCCAGCTCCGATTCGACTTCGATAAATCCCGAGTGTTCCGTTATGATTCCTCTTACGATCGATAATCCGAGTCCTGTTCCACTGTTCCCTTTCGTAGTAAAAAAGGGTTCGAAGATTCTTTCCTTATTTTCAGCCTTCATACCGATACCGGTATCCGTAATGTCGATTTCGATATAATTGTCCGCATTCGCTCCCGGAAATCTAGATCGAAGTATTCTTCCGCTAATGATTCCGCCTCGGACGTAAACATTTCCTCCGCCGGGCATCGCATCCTTGGCATTCAGTATTAGGTTGAGAACGGCTTGATGCAAATGTCCGGAGTCGCCTAAAATAATTCCGTTTAGAGAATGAAAATCGGTTTCCAGATGAATATTTTTAGGAAGGGAAAACCGCATCATATCCGTAACTTCCTTTAGTAAAGGCGCGATTGAAATCGGCTTCATTTCGGTCGAACCTGGGCTCGCGAATAATAGAAGTTGTCTCGTAATCGCCTTCCCGCGTTCGGACGCCTCTATAATTCGATTGGCATGTTTCTTAAGAGCAGGGTCCGATTTACAAATCTGACGAATGACGTCCGCAGTTCCGAGAATCATCGTTAGCAGATTGTTGAAATCATGGGCGATTCCGCCCGCTAACAAACCGATGCTTTCCATTTTCTGAGCTTGTCGAAGGGTGCGCTCCGCCGCAGTTCGTTCTGAAATATCCCTAACGATTCCTTGTAAATGTCCGGAATCCAAGTAACGCGCACTTATTTCAACGGATATTGGTTTCTTATCCTTTCTGATTAATTTGCGTTCCAATATCATGGATTTGCGATCTTGAAGATTGAAGCCTCGTAAAGGAGTGGCAGCGAGATCTTCCGGTTGGATCAAATCCTTTATATTAAGAGTTAGTAATTCTTCTCTGCTATACCCGAGCATTTTGCTTCCACTCGGATTAATTTCCAATAACTTCCCGTCCGTATTGGCGACAAAAATCCCGTCCGACGCATTTTCGACCAAATCCCGATATTTACTCTCGCTCTTACTCCTCCCTTCCTCAAATTTTTGATACTGGATGGCTAAACGCACGAGGTAAGCAGCAAAGAAGATCAGTCGTAAATCGCGATCTTTAGGCTTGTGAACTTTCTTATAGTAGATGGCGAAAGTGCCGAGGACATCGCCTTCCGGAGAATAAATCGGCTGAGACCAGCAAGCTCTCAGCCCGTAATTCATAGTTAAATATTTATAATCTTTCCATAATGGATCCGTATGAATGTCCGTAACGACGACTAATTTTCCCTTAAAAGCGGAAGTTCCGCAGGAGCCGGCCCTAGGACCGATTTTAATTCCTTCTAGAGATTTTATGTACGGCTTCGGAAGACTAGGTGAAATGCCTGTTTCAATGCGATCCCTTTCTTTGTTCAGTAGCATGATTGAAGTCTGCATTTCGGGAGAGAATTTTTCGATCGTCGCAAGTAATTTATTTAATAATGAATGTAACGGAGTCGATCGAGGGAGTTCGTCAAATAAAATTTGCAGTAACGCTTCAGCTCTTTCTCTTTCTTGCACTGCTTTCCTTAATTCGGCGCGACTGGAAAATGCCAGCTTCTCTCTATCTACGTAAGAGGAAATGATAGTTGCCGATAAAAACCCAAGAACAAGGAAAATACTGGCGAAACATACCAGAAGTATCGGAGATGAAATTCCGTTTTGGAATGAATGGCCTAAGTTATGCAGTAAAAATAAAGAAATAACTAGTAAAAAGAAAAGCCCTAGTATTATTCTCACGCTTAGCCGATTCATCGCGAATACAGTAACATAGACGGCGACCCAAGGCAATAGAGATCGTGAAAATTATTGATGAAAGTCCGGATCCGGCGGAGAATCGAGTGATT from Leptospira fainei serovar Hurstbridge str. BUT 6 carries:
- a CDS encoding hybrid sensor histidine kinase/response regulator, whose translation is MNRLSVRIILGLFFLLVISLFLLHNLGHSFQNGISSPILLVCFASIFLVLGFLSATIISSYVDREKLAFSSRAELRKAVQERERAEALLQILFDELPRSTPLHSLLNKLLATIEKFSPEMQTSIMLLNKERDRIETGISPSLPKPYIKSLEGIKIGPRAGSCGTSAFKGKLVVVTDIHTDPLWKDYKYLTMNYGLRACWSQPIYSPEGDVLGTFAIYYKKVHKPKDRDLRLIFFAAYLVRLAIQYQKFEEGRSKSESKYRDLVENASDGIFVANTDGKLLEINPSGSKMLGYSREELLTLNIKDLIQPEDLAATPLRGFNLQDRKSMILERKLIRKDKKPISVEISARYLDSGHLQGIVRDISERTAAERTLRQAQKMESIGLLAGGIAHDFNNLLTMILGTADVIRQICKSDPALKKHANRIIEASERGKAITRQLLLFASPGSTEMKPISIAPLLKEVTDMMRFSLPKNIHLETDFHSLNGIILGDSGHLHQAVLNLILNAKDAMPGGGNVYVRGGIISGRILRSRFPGANADNYIEIDITDTGIGMKAENKERIFEPFFTTKGNSGTGLGLSIVRGIITEHSGFIEVESELEKGTKFSLFFPAIRTAVDAIRKEEDNSKKINLNILIVDDEELVLEVLQEILTLAGSNVWTRKTGEGALAFYKEAPEKFDVIITDLGMPGMGGETLIDLLLQFNPKVNIIITSGNLEKEKKEILRMKGIKAFLDKPYKASEVYSALLEILKSDSLSG